In Uranotaenia lowii strain MFRU-FL chromosome 2, ASM2978415v1, whole genome shotgun sequence, one genomic interval encodes:
- the LOC129743750 gene encoding cytoplasmic protein NCK1: MAGNIKQEDVCYVVAKYDYAAQGAQELDLRKNERYLLLDDSKHWWRVQNSHNQSGYVPSNYVKKEKKSVSLFDSFKKKVKKGSSGSKTLPNCSPSRQVDSPTMGRRLPPDPSEAVNTTPIGTAIVKYNYQAQQQDELSLIKGTRILILEKSNDGWWRGQSGSATGWFPSNYTTEEQEDDTVHTYAMAENVLDIVVALYSFNSNNDTELSFEKGDRLEILDRPVTDPEWYKARNTNGQLGLVPRNYLQELSEYLAQPYRGNNGSGPDSLDRRPNDQQSNNNNSNSANSNNNNSQQLDRPPLTGKSWYYGAITRNQCDTVLNTHGHDGDYLIRDSETNMGDYSVSLKAPGRNKHFRVHVEGNMYCIGQRKFHTLDQLVDHYQRAPIYTNKQGEKLYLVRPLPKANGT; encoded by the exons ATGGCAGGAAATATTAAACAAG AAGACGTATGCTACGTCGTAGCCAAGTACGATTATGCCGCTCAAGGTGCTCAAGAATTAGATCTTAGGAAAAATGAACGCTATTTGCTGCTGGACGACAGCAAACATTGGTGGCGTGTACAGAATTCTCACAATCAATCCGGTTACGTTCCGAGTAACTATGTCAAGAAGGAAAAGAAATCAGTTTCTCTGTTCGATAGCTTCaagaaaaaagtcaagaaaggaTCTTCAGGCAGTAAAACTTTGCCCAACTGTTCTCCCTCTCGACAAGTCGATAGTCCTACGATGGGTCGAAGGTTGCCACCGGATCCGTCGGAGGCAGTCA ATACTACACCAATAGGAACTGCCATAGTGAAATATAATTACCAAGCACAGCAACAAGACGAACTTTCGCTCATAAAGGGTACGCGAATACTGATTCTCGAAAAGTCAAACGATGGTTGGTGGCGAGGCCAGAGTGGTTCGGCGACGGGTTGGTTCCCGAGCAATTACACTACTGAAGAGCAGGAAGATGATACTGTGCATACGTACGCCATGGCAGAAAACGTACTGGACATTGTAGTAGCGCTGTATTCATTCAACTCCAACAATGATACCGAACTGTCATTCGAAAAGGGAGACCGATTAGAAATCTTGGATCGACCTGTAACTgatccggaatg GTATAAAGCTAGAAATACCAACGGCCAGCTCGGTCTAGTACCGCGAAACTACTTGCAAGAACTGTCGGAATACCTAGCGCAACCATATCGAGGAAACAATGGAAGCGGGCCGGATTCGCTTGATAGACGACCAAACGATCAGCAATCGAACAATAACAATTCCAATTCCGCCAATAGTAATAACAACAACTCGCAGCAGCTTGATAGGCCACCGCTGACCGGCAAAAGTTGGTATTACGGTGCGATCACCAGAAATCAGTGTGATACGGTTCTGAATACCCACGGGCACGATGGCGACTATCTGATCCGGGACAGTGAAACGAAT ATGGGTGACTATTCCGTTTCCCTTAAAGCTCCTGGACGCAACAAGCACTTCCGCGTGCACGTCGAGGGCAACATGTACTGCATCGGGCAGCGAAAGTTCCACACACTAGATCAGCTAGTGGATCACTACCAAAGAGCACCCATCTACACCAATAAGCAGGGCGAAAAGCTCTATTTGGTGCGGCCTCTTCCGAAGGCGAATGGCACCTAA
- the LOC129743751 gene encoding arrestin homolog, with product MVYNFKVFKKCAPNGKVTIYMGKRDFVDHVSGVEPIDGIVVLDDEYIRDQRKIFGQVVCSFRYGREEDEVMGLNFQKELYLASEQIYPQPEKSGKEQTKLQERLLKKLGPNAFPFTFNISPNAPSSVALQQGESDQGEPCGVSYYVKIFAGESETDRTHRRSTVSLGIRKIQYAPTKQGQQPCTVVRKDFMLSPGELELEVTLDKQLYLHGEKIGVNICIRNNSNKVVKKVKAMIQQGVDVVLFQNGSYRNTVAHMETGEGCPIQPGSSLQKVIYLTPLLSSNKQRRGVALDGQIKRHEQCLASTTLLAQPDQRDAFGIIISYAVKVKLFLGALGGELSAELPFVLMHPKPGSKAKTLIHADSQADVETFRQDTIDQQSVDFD from the exons ATGGTTTACAACTTCAAAGTATTCAAAAAGTGTGCCCCCAATGGCAAAGTCACCATCTACATGGGAAAACGTGACTTCGTCGATCACGTGTCAGGAGTGGAGCCGATTG ATGGCATCGTTGTTCTGGACGATGAGTACATCCGTGATCAGCGTAAGATTTTCGGACAAGTCGTCTGCTCCTTCAGATACGGCCGTGAGGAGGACGAAGTTATGGGCTTGAACTTCCAGAAGGAGCTTTATCTGGCCTCGGAACAGATCTACCCGCAGCCGGAGAAATCGGGAAAGGAACAGACCAAATTGCAGGAGCGTTTGCTGAAGAAACTGGGCCCAAATGCCTTCCCGTTCACCTTCAACATCTCTCCCAATGCCCCATCCTCAGTGGCCTTACAGCAGGGCGAGAGTGATCAGGGTGAACCATGCGGGGTATCTTATTACGTGAAGATCTTCGCTGGAGAGTCAGAAACCGATCGTACTCATCGCCGAAGCACCGTTTCCCTAGGAATTCGCAAGATCCAATACGCTCCGACCAAGCAGGGCCAGCAACCATGTACTGTTGTTCGCAAAGATTTCATGCTAAGCCCTGGAGAACTTGAGCTGGAGGTGACCCTGGACAAACAACTGTACCTACATGGAGAGAAAATCGGTGTCAACATCTGCATCCGGAACAACTCCAACAAAGTGGTTAAGAAGGTCAAGGCTATGATCCAACAGGGGGTGGATGTGGTCCTGTTCCAGAATGGAAGTTACCGCAACACTGTTGCTCATATGGAAACCGGTGAAGGATGTCCTATCCAGCCAGGTTCCAGTCTTCAGAAAGTTATCTACCTGACACCACTGCTATCTTCGAACAAACAACGCCGTGGCGTAGCTCTGGATGGACAGATCAAACGACATGAACAATGCCTGGCCTCAACAACCCT GTTGGCTCAACCAGATCAACGGGACGCTTTCGGAATCATCATCTCGTACGCCGTCAAGGTCAAACTGTTCCTGGGAGCTCTCGGTGGCGAACTATCTGCCGAATTACCTTTCGTCCTCATGCACCCCAAG CCTGGCAGCAAGGCCAAGACCCTGATCCATGCCGACAGCCAAGCTGATGTGGAAACCTTCCGACAGGATACCATTGATCAGCAGTCTGTTGATTTCGACTAA